From the genome of Tenrec ecaudatus isolate mTenEca1 chromosome 1, mTenEca1.hap1, whole genome shotgun sequence:
TTGGTACCATTggtttctcagccaggtttttatcctgcccatcttatgtagaaagacctgcagagataaaaatatgcacacacacacaaaaaggaaagagcaaaaataagcagcaaaagaaaaaaaaacaataaaatcaaaAACACCAATgataaagaaaagcctgtaaatagttgaaagtctgtttcttgacctttaggagcgttttctagtcaagtctgatggagtgccaagccctggccccaacgtTTATTTTTGgtaccctggggacttcattgctctgttccccttgctgttctgttgcatgcccatagtgtttcacctcagtgtggtggggtcagatcgggcacaattacCACACTGCGTTTCCAATggtgttccctgtagggctacggGTCAGTGTGGGATGTCCTGTCTAATAGTGGGGCtcaccatatggtcctctctgtgcattggctactctaagcagggatatcgtcctcaaagcTTGATGGgaaagaatgtgctccactccctcttctcccccttcatttgcgtccatgtgctctgatcaggcatgtccgTCTCCCTCAGCTGTAGCTTCGATTCTCTCCTCTgtagtaaattcttctgaggggaggagcAGCTGTCTCTGTAATTTGGATTGGGGTggggccctcagacctctctactggttccctgcttcaggcagtatgttgcattcacattttgaACACCGTGTTGAAGTCtgctccctctttccttgtggagatataaacaatactctccccttgggcgggttagtgccctgttccccactacccatttctgtctttctctttttaaaattgttttccccCAGCTTTTTTGTTGGCTACTATATGTATCCATGGATTTAGTCTGGCCCCTTCCATGCTAACTGGACCTaacccaggaatgtttgcatATGGTATCTTTTTCCATATGCCTTTTGGCAATATTGTTGTCCATAAGTTTATTCCAGTGGACTTGtgctatacttgtccttttgtgcttgtcttacttcacttagcatcatttcccccagttcttcacatgtggcaatatgcttcatgcgttcatcactgcttgaactgtgctgtgatgaacatgggagcacagatgtctgaccgtggcttgtttcttgccttttctggttATATGTCTAgtcgggggattgctgggttgtatggtagctcaatttccatcagttttagatattgccaaatcgatttccataatgactgtacatacctgcaggtccaccagcagtggataagagttcctatctcaccatagcctctccaacacttgttgctttctgatttttttggaaTTGGActgaaagatagcccaattaaaaaaaacagaaaggaaaaaatgTTCGAAGGGGAgtggtgagatagaaactctcatTTATTTCTGATGGTCGTATAGATAGGATCTACCTTTGTAGAAAgtgatttggcaatacctaaaatgGATGAAAATCGAGCAATCATATGACCCAGTCATTCCACTACAGGGCATATAactagaagaaataagaaacaggccaTAAACAATattctccaatgttcatcgtagTGCAATTTAaaattgcaacaacaacaacaacaaatatggaAGCAGCCTAAattccatcagtagaagaatggatttaaaaaaaagaactctattatatatttataagagaATATTTTGTATCCTTAAAAAATAgtgataaaatatttcattttgtgtaAAAAGTTGTGGGATGTTAGGCTGAGAAAATTTTGCCATGCACAGAAAGTCAGGGATAACAAGAGAGCACTAAGGTCCAAGCAACAGAATGGGAACAGGGGAAAGGCACATAAAAACACAAGTGCTCATTGTCTTTCCTTTCATATGGATAGACACTCTCCCAACACAGACAGCCTTGCACATcagggtagatcttgaaatgttctttttgataatgaGTGCACCAGCACCATTCCTTCTGAATTTGTCAATCCTGGTATATTCTGATTGACAAAGGCTAAAACTAGTCCATTACAGCTCACTAAGGCCTAGAATATAAATCTGTATTTTTCATGCAGATATAGCTCACTTATTGAATATCACATATATGGTGCTTTTTTTCAAATAGAAGTTTTGAGGCAAATTTGCCTCAGGCTAGGCTATTGTTCATTTTCTCCACAGCCTTTGTTTGCTTCATGTCTCTGTCACATTGCAgttttgaatttgtttgtttcttttaccaaaccattttattagacgttaatacagatatcatatcattccatagttcattcacCTCAAGCCCTCCTGTATATTTGAAACCAAAATCACTTCGAAAAAATTCCTTTCCtctctgaactccttgacatttgCTGCCATTTAACCACACCTGTACCACCATTGTACCCCCACACCCCAGAAACCCGTATTCTTCTTGTTGTCCCTACaggttcatcactcctgggtttcatatactgagacACAGAAACATGTCTGACATAAATTTAAGAGAGTGACCCCCCCCCAAGAACCTAACACAACTGAGATAACAGAATACCAAACTTTAAgcagtccatttcattttgataacTTTCAATTTTACTGATGTATTCCTCCCACgttccaaattccaattattaattgatgtgtgCAGGTGTTTTTTCTCATttggaattgtgccccatcagtAGTCTTGTATGCGTTATTGCATTCACATCAGGAtgttcaactctgctttgagaaaacagctacttgacagtcacattttgagtgccttccaacccaaTGACACATTTTCAGGCACATTCTCGACAAGGTTAtgcttctattcatgaggtttcAACATCTACAATATTTTTGGAACTATCCATAAGCTTTTCAGTGGCCAATTCCTCCTAACTGGACAGTCTACTTCTTTGTATTTCCATAGATGGCAAAAACTAAAATTAGAGACAGAATAAGTATCATATTGTTTTACAGTGATAGAAATGTTGTTCAAGACTTAACAAAAACTTTATAAAATATAATGTTATATCTGTTAAATTCAAGATCGTTTACATTGAAACCAACAACACATCCATCAATATAATGTTCCGTCAAATTTTAGTCTCTAAAGACATCGTTGACTTTGATTAACCTTAGACATTGTTCCTTCAAATCTTTAAGCCTATCTTATGCTGTACCATGGGTTAATGTTTTCATAAGAGATTGTTCATTttcaaagactttacaaaaattttctttcattctaCAAATTATCTACAGCAGATGTGGTTATAGCTAAAATAATCCCATTCAAAGCAGAAACTAATGCAATAGGACAAAATTTTATAACATCAACCAAATTCTTAAAATATCACAACCtactattaattttaaaatatatttgataattataaattgatACTTCTAAAATGCAAAGAAAAACTAAACAAtttcatagaaatatatttatttgtacatTATGAAGGCGCCTCTAAATTCAGTTATTAGCAGTTGTCCAGAAAAGAAGAAACACCTAATTACACCCATTACAAATATTTATTTGATCACTTCAAAGAATATATTTTAGACAAACTAAAAAATAATATGGTGGGGACTTATTTCATCTCACAGTGCTTTTATTATAAGACACTATTTGATATATTAATAAGCCAATCGGTATCaaataaatccacatggaagaacatgacagccagtgtgatccaaggattgtaacaaATATAATCCAAATTCCAGGGAGGGAatgctatcagagcttaaattgtgaacactggtTTGCAGAAGATGATGGATACCAGTTGAAGGCCCAAACCTTTTGCAGCATCCACACATGGATCAAGGtgcggtgatttccctctgatcCGTGCTGAGGGATGTGCACAGTCAGCTCACCAGACAGAGTGCAGTGTAAAGTTGATCATGGAAGAGGCAGTTGGGTTAAAAtcagttgatctcccttttgacccatttgaaaaCTGCTTCAGAGTttgtttgttggggtttttttcagCCTGTGGACACCATGAAGGAAGCATTGCCAGTCaccaaagattgtaaatcatcAGATTCTGAAGTTGAAGGAGGTAATAGCATCAGAACCCAAACTGTGAGAATATGGTGGGCAGAAGTCCAGGGATGACAGTGGGACCACAAGACACATTGTGGGATTTACACAGGAGCCAAGTCCCCAAGACCCCGGTGATCCCCCTCCATCTACAATAGAGAGGAGCTGCAGTGAAGTGGTTACTAaggagagtgcattggagagatgactttagagatgactgtagaagataaacctgacttgaacagttaaaactttgtcagttgacttCCCCCCCTTTTATGAATGTTAGGCCTTATTTtcagtattttgtttttgtttgtttgtattgggaattatctcagatgtgttatgtcattgggggtcacccttttgaatttttgttatatgtttttcagtttatgaaatccaggattgatgaacctattagGTCAGtaaatagaataagggtttctaggGGGTATTGTATTGGCTGGTGAGGAGGGGGTTGTCAGTTAAAAGTGAGCTgacgtcaaggagttcaagaagaaaaagtatATTTTGAAACtgtttgtggtagcaattgtataatactgcttgatgggattgaactctggaatgaaATGATATCTGAATTAACTCCCAATAGAATGGTTTTGAAAAGAAACACCACACAGTGAATGGCCCCAACTGTGAAGTTAAGAAAGCCCTGTGAAAGCAAGAGATAGCCAGCTCCGATTCCAGCCAAAGAGGTGGAAGCACTTCTGGAAACTTCAGAGGTGGCCGAGGAGGTGGCTTTGGTGGTAGTGACAATGTTGGTTGGGGTAGAAACTTCAGTGGATGTGGTGGCTGTGGTGGCAGCTCTGGCAGTGGGGGATATGGCAGCAATGGGGGTGGTAATAAAGGATGTCACAATGATGGAAGCCCTTAGGGAAGGTGGTGGAAGTTATAGTGATTTTGACAATTACAATCATCAATCTTCCAATTTTGTCCGATGAAGGGAGGAAACTATGGAGGCAGAAGCTCTGGCTAGGAGGTTGGTGGAAGTCAAAACTTTGCCAAACCATGAACCAGTAGCTATGACAGTGGCAGAAATTTCAATGACCAGCAAACAAAGCTTTGCAGGAAGCAGAGTCAGAGAAGTAACAGGGAAGCTAAGGTGACAACAGATTTGGGGACTCAGGCAAGCACAGTGGTGGCAGGGCCTTGCTGCTACAAAGAAGGCATGCTTTAGACATGCTCGTGTGTGTGGGTAAAAGAACTTGAACACCGTATTTGTGACTAATTCTTTAACAAGTTACTTTAGGTTCTGTTCTGTGGAAAGTGTAAAGAATTCCAACAATGGGTTttgatgttttcttcttttttgcatcCATGCTGTCTATGGATGAATGTAATAGTATGATCATAACACTGAATAAATACCTTTTTTTTAACATGATGGGGaagtacacatggattaagcttctggaGAATCCCTTTGATCATGGATCAGGGATGTGcgtagccttgctatcatgcagagtgcattgggaagtggattattgcagatgaaattaggttaaaatgtagcaccttAATATTTGTTCCCCCTTAGGACCTATTTTAAATTTAGTCtggtttttcatagtttctgcattGCATTTAATCAaggtttttatgttttactttgctattgttgttagattttgggttttaaaaaaatgttttcctgtatgtgatatcaaggataggcaaatctattgaGATAACAATAGGATGAATGGTTCTTTATGGGTATGGCCAGGAGCTTGGGGAGAAATGGGAtgctaataacgatgagtacaagaCTGAAGACAATGTTCtttaactgattgtggtgatgattgtacacttTTCTTGATGTAATTGCACAATTGATTTGTAtgctatgtggattatatgccaaaaatgcttttaaatgaaaattttttttaaaagtattaaatTATATATCTTTGTTACTACAGTCTTAAAAATAAGTTCGAATGGCTAGTGGGGGTACctaatattattgtaaattaacCATATTTTACTTCTTTTAAAACCATTCTTTACTTTTTCTCTGtataacagaaataaaaataatgcagCATGTGACCTGGTAAATAATAGTATAACCAGTCTTCTGGAAAAGAACATAGAAATaaacaagaagaagaagcagtATATTGTATTTGCAGTTTATTTTCTCCTTGAAGAAGAGTAGGAAAATGGGGTTGACTGGATGccctctgaggtagttagtttattgtgccaacctggcccctaAACACACATGGGGCTAATTGACGGGtggggggataaatggcttggtgagccttgcctttctagttcttggacatctggctttctgatggtcagaccagggtgaggctgccttagccagttctctgctttagctggcaaggctcacttcttgcaagacctccttgaggagaagctgcatggacccacCGGAtacaggcctgggtgctggagcagccgtgtggaggcctctgctagcactaagatgcttaaacattcactggattgattttcctcctgcagttggcatcactgtgtctgttttgtgagatgaaggaggattgtgtggattgatgttggacatatgatttaatgggttaatgttggacatggcttgggcagcacgtggttgggatgttttcttgatgcacacataacctttatataaaactcttgtacatgagtttctgtagatttgtttctttaaaattcccagactaatacagcagCTGACAATAGCAATTAATTACCTTGGTATCTGTAGTTAGGtacttgtttttgtttgggcCCATCCATCCTCTTATACGATATTATACTTCCCATGAGAGTatgtattttgtttcatttcctcCTATGTTTCTTATACTTCTTACATTGTGTGACAAATAATACAAGTTTAATACCTACGTCTAAATAACGGATTGGATGAATAAAAGCTAAATTATTACCCACAAGTCAATGTAGAACATAGATTCAAATGGTACAGCTTCCAACAATGAAAATAGCAATTGGCTTAGATTATCCATTTATTGCAGGAAATGGGATAAAAGATGTCTTAAAGGAAATAGATACAAGTGTGATCAGCCCTAGTGGTGTTGCTGGTGGAGTTTAAGCAAAAACTTTTTCCTGGAAATTTTCCTCAGAGCCAGCATCACCTCTTTGTTCCTCAGGGTGTATATCAGGGGATTCAGCACGGGGGTGACTGCGCTGTAGATGATGGCCACGATCCGGTCCTGCACCATGGAGGAGGCTGAGGCAGGCCGGCTGTAGGTGAAGCCCACAGGTCCATAGAAGAGGCATACAACCATAAAATGAGAGGCACAAGTGGACAGAGCCTTTTGAAGCACACTGCAGGACCGGTGCTTGAAGAGAAGGAAGCCAATAATATAAAAGTAGGAGAGAAGGGTTAGGAGGAAGGCCCCCATTGATACAATGCCTGCCATAATAGCAAGAAGCCATTGATGGGGTAGTGTGTTGTTGCAAGCAAGTTCTAAGAGAGGCTTGACATCACAGAAGAAATGATTCACTTTCTGAGAGTGACAAAAGTTGAGGCGCGCTGTCATGACTGAATGCATCAGGGCATAAAAGAAGCTGATCAGCCAAACTGCACCTACTAGCAGAAGACACACTTGCTGGTTCATGATGAGCATATAGCGCAGGGGGTAGCAGATGGCCACAAAACGGTCAAAAGCCATGATGGCTAATAAGATGGTCTCCGTGCTTcccagaaaatggaagaaatggagcTGAGCAATGCATCCTAggaaagagatggctttcctAGAGGAGACAAGGTTCATGAGCACCTTGGGCAGAGTCACTGAAGAATAGCAAATATCCAGACAAGAAAGGTTTCCCAGAAAGAAGTACATAGGGGAGTGGAGTTTGGGCTCCAAGATGACAATCAGTAATATAGCCCCATTTCCAACCAAGTTTACCAGGTAAATCATAAAGAAAAGCACAAAAAAGAAAGGTTGCCACTCTTGTGTGCTGGTCAGACCAAGTAAAAGAAACTCCTGCACTATAGTGGCATTAGCCATGGCTGTGGGAAGCTAATGCAATTATAACCAGTTGATTTGGTGGGAATTTAAATGTACACTGCAGGGGTTAAGTAAAGAAAATGCGTCATGTGGAAGGATTTAGAGATGAGgggtggtgcagtgcttaaagGTTTGACTGTTAACCAAAGACTAATAGGTCAAACACTACAGGCTCTggggatgtggcagtctgcatccataaagatttacagccttgagaaccctATGGGGAAATTCTACTAACCGGCAGCAAGTGTGGCTTTCTTTGGTGGAGATGGACTTGCAGGGAATGATTTTACCAGTTTGCACTAAATTTTCTTAGGATCAAATGGGGAAGACTGATATACATGTTAAATGCTTAACCAACAAAATGAATTAGATCAACAAAAGCAGCATATTATAATAAATCACAGATGTAAAGAACGTGAAGTCATAACTTTACATCTGACACTCAAATTAGGGGTCTAGACcattgttttaaatatttaaaatttttaataaattttcctttaagaaaaaaaacccaggatAATAGTTGTTCAACTCACTAAATTCTATGATCTGGCAGGATCATCGATCTAGTCTGGCAGTAATTTCCCCCACTTCTTCTAAAATgcataaagcaacaaaagagtgACACAAAAACCTGACAGCTTAATCCTCAAGGTTCACTGAATCACAagttgaaatgaaaataaaagcataATCCAGGATTCATAAGATAGCACATGAGAGTGGAGTGGACTGTTGGTGTTACTAGGAAAACTCTGAGTGTTGTTTGACTCTAACATTAGGAGGGCCAAacgttaa
Proteins encoded in this window:
- the LOC142437564 gene encoding olfactory receptor 12D3-like; this translates as MANATIVQEFLLLGLTSTQEWQPFFFVLFFMIYLVNLVGNGAILLIVILEPKLHSPMYFFLGNLSCLDICYSSVTLPKVLMNLVSSRKAISFLGCIAQLHFFHFLGSTETILLAIMAFDRFVAICYPLRYMLIMNQQVCLLLVGAVWLISFFYALMHSVMTARLNFCHSQKVNHFFCDVKPLLELACNNTLPHQWLLAIMAGIVSMGAFLLTLLSYFYIIGFLLFKHRSCSVLQKALSTCASHFMVVCLFYGPVGFTYSRPASASSMVQDRIVAIIYSAVTPVLNPLIYTLRNKEVMLALRKISRKKFLLKLHQQHH